The proteins below come from a single Microbacterium sp. SLBN-154 genomic window:
- a CDS encoding peptide deformylase — MTVRPIRLFGDPVLRAPSAPITTIDDGVRALVQDLLDTVELPGRAGVAAPQIGVPLRAFSYNIDGDIGYILNPVLEEVSGEPVPTGEGCLSVPGLWHDALRHPYARVRGIDLDGAELVIEGEGLLAQALQHETDHLDGMLYLSRLRPEDRKTAMREVRESDWF; from the coding sequence ATGACGGTTCGGCCCATCCGCCTCTTCGGCGACCCGGTGCTGCGCGCCCCGAGCGCACCCATCACCACGATCGACGACGGCGTCCGCGCCCTCGTGCAGGATCTGCTCGACACCGTCGAGCTGCCCGGGCGCGCGGGCGTCGCCGCACCGCAGATCGGCGTGCCGCTGCGGGCGTTCAGCTACAACATCGACGGCGACATCGGGTACATCCTCAACCCCGTCCTCGAAGAGGTCTCGGGCGAGCCTGTGCCCACGGGGGAGGGATGCCTGTCGGTTCCCGGTCTCTGGCACGACGCGCTGCGTCATCCCTACGCGCGGGTCCGCGGTATCGACCTCGACGGAGCGGAGCTCGTCATCGAGGGCGAAGGCCTTCTCGCTCAGGCGCTCCAGCACGAGACCGACCACCTCGACGGCATGCTCTATCTGTCGCGGCTGCGCCCCGAGGATCGCAAGACCGCGATGCGCGAGGTGCGCGAGTCCGACTGGTTCTGA
- a CDS encoding MinD/ParA family ATP-binding protein: MTPDAFDETPEDDDENGVLPDTVSIDTTALGVLSGQTAQVSVILPSSTDDDALDDEDVVGDEMPPATDDAETPERGAPGAADTGSPVSGPVAIEPPAETAEAEIVEDDAHPEHAVDDSDAPHPDHVDAEIVEDALVPDTAVVAAVDEPREETPASDPVPATTASSDVVSTPTSAAPASGISARTTRTGSVPATRWELQHPDQPERPQRARSAERVTTRNEVALSSKRLGEFEGGRETADLLTADRLLDQRHLVRAEPEGVWRHLVYSLTGRRVNLGDSKRARARKELDRRIGAPLTGGARFVPVLSRKGGVGKTTVTTLLGMALADARDDRVIAVDANPDRGTLAERIARANGKTVRDLARARAEVSGYNDISQIVARDETRLDVLASDADPRVSEAFSDRDYHDVATLAAHYYSIVLTDTGTGIVHSVMGATLELADQLVVVAGLSVDEARLASETLTWLETNGYAEHVKNAVVVLNNSRPGPPVVRPDELEIHFRSRVRAVVRMPFDPQIAAGSAITFRDLQPATRLAARELAATVVEGLRTLAPAA; the protein is encoded by the coding sequence GTGACGCCCGACGCCTTCGATGAAACGCCCGAGGACGACGATGAGAACGGCGTCCTCCCCGACACCGTGAGCATCGATACGACCGCTCTGGGAGTGCTGAGCGGCCAGACCGCCCAAGTCAGTGTCATCCTCCCTTCCTCGACCGACGATGACGCCCTCGACGACGAGGACGTCGTCGGCGATGAGATGCCGCCGGCCACCGACGACGCGGAGACCCCCGAGCGCGGGGCTCCGGGCGCCGCGGACACGGGCTCGCCGGTGAGCGGGCCGGTCGCCATCGAGCCCCCGGCCGAGACCGCCGAGGCCGAGATCGTCGAGGACGACGCTCACCCTGAGCACGCCGTCGACGACAGCGACGCCCCTCACCCTGATCACGTGGACGCCGAGATCGTCGAGGACGCGCTCGTGCCCGACACCGCGGTCGTCGCCGCCGTGGACGAGCCCCGTGAGGAGACGCCAGCGTCCGATCCGGTCCCCGCCACCACGGCGTCATCGGACGTCGTATCGACCCCGACGAGTGCCGCGCCCGCGTCGGGCATCAGCGCGCGGACCACGCGCACCGGTTCCGTCCCCGCGACGCGGTGGGAGCTGCAGCACCCCGATCAGCCCGAGCGCCCGCAGCGCGCCCGTTCCGCCGAGCGCGTGACGACGCGCAACGAGGTCGCCCTGTCTTCGAAGCGGCTCGGCGAGTTCGAGGGAGGCCGGGAGACCGCCGACCTCCTCACCGCCGACCGGCTGCTCGATCAGCGCCACCTCGTCCGGGCCGAGCCCGAAGGAGTATGGCGCCACCTGGTCTATTCACTGACCGGCCGGCGGGTGAACCTCGGAGACAGCAAGCGCGCGCGAGCCCGCAAGGAGCTCGACCGTCGCATCGGCGCGCCCCTCACCGGCGGGGCACGCTTCGTTCCCGTCCTGTCGAGGAAGGGCGGTGTCGGCAAGACCACCGTCACCACGCTTCTCGGGATGGCGCTGGCCGACGCCCGCGACGATCGCGTCATCGCCGTGGACGCCAACCCCGACCGGGGGACGCTGGCCGAGCGCATCGCCAGAGCCAACGGCAAGACGGTCCGCGACCTCGCGCGTGCCCGTGCGGAGGTCAGCGGATACAACGACATCTCGCAGATCGTCGCGCGCGACGAGACCCGACTGGACGTCCTCGCCTCCGACGCCGACCCGCGGGTGTCCGAAGCCTTCAGCGACCGCGACTACCACGACGTCGCCACGCTCGCGGCGCACTACTACTCGATCGTGCTGACCGACACCGGGACCGGGATCGTCCACTCGGTGATGGGCGCCACGCTCGAGCTGGCCGACCAGCTCGTCGTCGTGGCCGGCCTGAGCGTCGACGAGGCGCGCCTGGCATCGGAGACCCTGACGTGGCTGGAGACCAACGGGTATGCCGAGCACGTGAAGAACGCCGTGGTCGTGCTGAACAACTCCCGCCCCGGTCCGCCCGTCGTGCGCCCCGACGAGCTGGAGATCCACTTCCGAAGCCGCGTCCGCGCCGTGGTCAGGATGCCCTTCGACCCGCAGATCGCCGCGGGGAGCGCCATCACGTTCCGCGACCTCCAGCCGGCCACGCGCCTCGCAGCGCGCGAGCTGGCGGCGACCGTCGTCGAGGGGCTGCGGACCCTCGCCCCGGCCGCGTGA